TTGACGAGCGCTGTGCGGCGGGCTTCACCATGATGGCTCTGCCTGTCAAAAAGCTATTGAAGCTGTTATATCCCAGTTTATTCCGTGTTGATGAGTGGCTCTTAAAGGTTTGTGCATCTTTATCTCAATGTACATTATCAAACATCTTTTCCGAgaatttttaaatcatttatgaATTCACATGTTTGCAGCCATCAGCGGACCTTGATGACCTTAAGGACGTAGTAAGGAGATTGCCTCTGGCTGCAGAGAGTTTGGATTCTAGAGGCCTTTacatatatgatgatggttttCGATTGGTTTTGTGGTTTGGCCGAATGCTTTCACCTGACATTGCTAAAAATCTTCTTGGGTCTGACTTTGCAGCAGAGCTCTCAAGGGTATGCTCTTTTAATCTACATGCATCTTTCTTTACATATGAACGGATATGAAATGCAATTATTTTATCTAAATGCTTTTTTCAAGTATCTGGTAACATCACAGTATGTGTGTCTTTCTTATTTGTGGGACTTTAGGTTACACTGCAAGAGCAAGAGAATGGGATGTCGAAGAAGCTAACGAGGCTGATAAAGAAAGTGAGGGAGAATGATCCGTCATATCACCCCATGTGTTTCCTAGTGAGGCAAGGAGAACAACCCCGAGAAGGCTTCCTTCTTCTCCGACATCTCATTGAAGACCAGATGGGCGGTTCGACTAGTTATGTTGATTGGATTCTGCAACTTCACCGCCAAATCCAACAAAATGCGTAATAGTATCACAATGGTAAGAAACCTTCACATTCATTACATGCGTAGTGTCTTAAGGTCACATGTTCAAcgcttctttttttcttttccaggCAACTTGGTTGACTGAATGCGCGCGCCTCTCTGGACCATTAAAGAAACACCCATGAGCTCAAAGTCTTCTTCTTAAAGCAGTTTATTGGTATCACAGGCAGAAGTTTCAGGATCATTGCGGTCTCTGCTTCTTGGGCATAATGTTGTTGTTTTGGAAAATTACAGAAGCACACTACcctttgacattttttttttttcatttgttttctaTAGAACTTTTCTCAAGTGCTGGCTTTGATTCGCCTATAACCTGAATGGTTGTCTAAAGATTAGacgtttttgtttttcttctgttGCCATACCTTTTCGCTATTCAAATTTTCTTGTGCGTCTGTACCAGATTTGTTTTGGGAGTTAACAATCTGTCTTTAATCAGGGATATTAACAATAGTATTGTCTTGATGAAGGTGACtacatataatataacaaaCTATACAATGGCAATCAAtaagcaaaaatgaaatggtgtTGATATGAATACGAGTGAAACAATCTGTTATCCTTGTAAATTGATGTTGTCTAATCCTTTCATCATGTTTGAGAAAAAAGACCATtgataatgaatttaatttaacagttcaaagaaaaaagaagaccaTTCTGAAACGTTTTTTTCAAGTATTCTGGTCGGTTCGAATCGGCCCGTTTGGTTTAGGAGAGTACACGTGTCAATATCTGAGTGGGTCGTACTTTCTAGAACGGTATGGAAAAAGTCCGCGTCGCTTATACGACGCCGTGTTGGAATCTCGGTCGCTTGCTTTTATAAACAAACCTCTCTGTTACTTATCGTCTCAGATTTAAAAGCATATCGAATTGTATTCCGAGCTTGCTGGAGGAAGAAAGAGCATCGATTTACATTCGTTCGTTATCGTAAGTTATCTCTCCCTCCTTCGTTAATCACAAATCTATTTTACCAATTACATGTTCCCGATTTAGCATTCGTGGTCTCTCGATTTGGATTTATCTATTTGCGGgcactccttttttttttatagttgttTCTGGATTTTGATATTCGGAAAATTCTTGAATCCTAGATCTGTTCGATTGAAAAATCTCGTGCGGGAGTATTGATTTCGAGATTTCTAATTTTCTTTCCAGGCAGTTAAGTTGTTTAGAGCCTTGTGTTCGAGAATGTCTGAGGTAtgattctctttttgttttcatctcTCTTTTGAAGTTAATTGCTTGTTGATTAGTTTGGTTGAATTggtgaaatatatataacatggcAGGAAGCGCATAAGGTTACGTTGAATGTCTATGATCTAAGCCGAGGCTTGGCACGCCagctctctgcttcatttctggGAAAGGTTATCGAAGGTGTCTGGTGAGTTCTTTCTCTCCTATACATGATATCATTACAAGTTACAAGAAAGCTGAAAGTCTTAACCTTTTAGCTCGACAGTGTTGCATTACTAAATCATGTTATAATTGGAATGTTTGTATGTATGCGTGAAGAAAGATTTTGATATTAACCGTCATGCTTTTGTATCATTTCcgtatattattttctttcattCACTTGTAATCTGGTATAGTAAACATTTGAGCTATGTATCCCTTTCTCAGGCATACGGGAATAGTTGTGTATGGGAGTGAGTACTTTTTCGGAGGAGGAATCCAGCATTTGCCTGCTGGAACCACCCCATATGGAGCACCGCTGCGAACCGTAGAGCTGGGTGAGACACATGTTCCTAAAGACGTGTTCGAGATGTACTTGGAGGAGATCAGTCCACGTTACACTGCTGAATCCTACAATCTGCTTGCTCACAACTGCAACAACTTCAGCAACGAGGTAGCTCAGTTTCTGGTTGGTAAAGGGATTCCAGACTACATTCTTCAGCTTCCCAACGAGGTCATGAACAGCCCCATGGGTGGTCTTATAAGTAAGTAGCTTATACCTTGCAATCTGTTTTGCTTTTAGCTCGTATCTGATCTAGTTTCATCTCCTCGTTTGCAGTGCCTATGATTCAAAACCTGGAGACAACTCTAAGAGCCGGCGCTGTTCCTAACGCTCCCCAGTTTAGGCCTCAGACACAACCTCTTGGAGCTTTTAGCAAGGATGAAGGTCCAAAACTACCCAACAAACCTGAGAAAGCGCCCAAGTCTGAGGATGTCAAaacctcagctccaactgaaaAGGTGTCACCGGTTGCTCAAGCTTCTTCTAGTAAGGAGAAGGTGAAGGAGGATCCACTGGGTGATGCTAGGAGCAAGATTCAGGAAGAGATCACCCGTGAGTTTGCAGCTCTCATGGCGGAAGGCACACTAAGAGCAAGTGAAGCAGCCGCTATGGCGACAAAGAGAGTGATGCAAAAGTATGGACATCTCAATGTATCTGCCTAGAGTCTAATAAAACAAGATTAAACCATTTACTTTGCTACTGTATTGAAACTGAGTCAAATAATTTTGAACgatttttattactattttttcaaCTATATTCGTATATCGACCTTCAACGATTTacagattaaaaaatcagaaaataaaagAGTAAAGAGATATAAGCATCGTGGCAGTTAGGACACTAGTGTCTCTGAAGAATCTACTCCTATGCTATCAGACACAACCTGAGGAGGATCTGTGAACGATGTTCCAGGTTCTAACTCAATAATAGATGTCTCTTTGGATCTGTAAAACATCTCTAGTGGAATATTGATGCCTGCAAAGCCAACCATTACAGCTACAGCACCAATGAAGTCGGTGAAGCTTGGTTTGTTCCCCGATAAGCTGTCTACAATCGCTGCCAATGGAACCTGAATGGTCAGCCCAGCCGATGCCACCGTGGTCGCTGTCAAAAGCACAGCCTTTGCCCAAAGGTAGTCACTGAGTACATTATCTAACAAACCTGAAAACGCTAAACTACACATCATTCAAAACAACATCCCAACATCAACTCCAAAGATTAACTTGACCTTATATACCTTTGCCAACCACCAGACCCAACTGTTTCGAGGTCAGTGCGTTGAACCGTTCTCTCTTTGTGAAGTTGAGTATCAGAGCACCAGGTAAGAAAATAAAGAAGTTGAAGAGACCTAGAAACCCAAGAAGCTGAGCCATACTAAACCGGCCGCtaccttcatcatcatcaggaaGATTTTTGCGTATAAGAGTGATGTAAACAGCGTAAAACACCGCCGAGATCAGAGAAAGAACATCTCCAAGAAGAGGGTTCTTAGCCGTTGCAGTTGAGTTGGACTCCGAGTCTCCCAGACTCACAATAATGGTCCCAGACATACAAAGAAGAACGCTGATGAGCTTCAACCACGTGAACTTCTCTCCCAAGAATATTAGTGATACCAGAAACGTGAATAGGCTTGATGAGCTGCTTAAGATAGTATTCGACTGCAAGCAAATtcacacaaaaatgaaaaaaaaacaaaaagtcttGCTAACTTTAGCAACACGCATGCATCCGTGTCCAACACTCATTCACACAAAAGCAAAGTTCTTTTTACCGTAACGGTCGTGTACTTGAGAGAGAGATTGAAAGTAAGCTGCGCCAAGAACCAAAACGGACATATCACAAGGCTTACTTTAGCAACACGCAACCTCGTCCAACGTCCCTTCTCATCTAACCCTTTCCCACCACTACCAACCTCAAGCTCTAAACTTTCCAATCTATCTGACTTCACACCACCCTGACCAAGCAAAACAGCCTTGTCTGATTCGACCAGTTCGAGCAAATGAGACCTTTTGTTTCTCCAAAACATTAAACTTCCGTACGAATCTTCGAGGTACCGACCGATCTCGAAGAGAGGAAGGTAAACGACGAAGAGAGAGTTACAAATGAAAGTGATCAAGAAGGGAGAGACCCCTGCGTCCACCACGGACTGGACTACGAAGCTGGCCGCGATCCAAATCGTGGCGACGGCGAATATGTATATAAGACCTAACACCCATCTCCATGCCTTACGTGACATGTCTCTTTGATTGCCAATTAGTGAGGGAATAAATAAACTCGAGCTCACAGATCTCTCACCCTATCAAGATCAATGATAAGATCCttacaaagagaaaaaaattctCAGGGATACAAAGAACGACAACGAGTCGATAAAGATCTATCAAAACCATGTGAATATGAATGGCGGTTCGATTAGAGATCGGTGTGAAGTTGCTCGATCTATCAATGACTATTCAAAGTGGAATCAGAGAGCCAACGCAAACGAGATAGCTAGAGAGAATGTTTGGCGAATGTTTTTACTTCACAATTTGGGCTTTCTTATCAGGCCCAACTTGAGATTTCTTATTAGTCCAATCAGGTTTAAGGCCGATTGAGATAACCtttgtttcaagtttttttgtcgtcgttgttgttgttgtttttttcttaaaatccaaGTATTTCGGATATGAAGATTCTACTAATCCCGGAAGCAAAGAGACAAACCATGTAAAATACTCCATGCTCCACATGTGCGCAGTTTATTTGAGTAATAAGTTTCGAATCCGGCGTATTTACTATTAGACACAAAGTGTCCCACATCGGATGTTGCAAGAAatctttagtaatatataagatagatgaccACTCCACTTATCACTAATTGATTTTAGATTGAAATctcatctagcttaacatggtatcagagtctGGTCCACGCAGTCCAACCCGATCCACATCGATCTAGCCCAAAGTTGGTCCATCAATCCTTGCCCGAGCATTCCGAGATTAACGTTCAAAGAGCCATCATTTCGAGGGGGCGTATTAGACAAAAAGTGTCCCACATCGGATGTTGGAAGGGATtcttagtaatatataagatagaaggatcactccacttatcaccaattggttttagtaggcctgggcgttcgggcaCCCGTTGGCGTTCGGATCGGATATTTCGGATTTCGGTTTTTTATATATCACCTCATAGGTCCCATTCTAGTAATTTTCTAACTACGGGTCGGGATCGGATATAACACCTCGGTTTCGGgtcggttttgtatcacatttgaaaacccataaagtaaccaTATATTATTTGGGTTCGGATTTTTTTGGATCGGTTCGGGTTATACCGaagtaaaagacaaaaaaaacaataaataaaaagaaacacatAACTGAATGTGTGAAACTGAATGCAAAGgtttttaaaacagaaaatagCAACATCCTAAAACGCATCAACACTGAAAATAGCAACATTTAAAAGTTTTGAAGCAGAAGACttaaaagaaacaacaaacatAAACTGAAACACACACACGTAAATGAGAGACATTGGAACAATCTTGAGCTTAGGAGTACTTGACAATCATGATGTGGAACGTTCTACTCCTGCCAAAAGAAAAACGTAAATGTTAAGCTAAAAAAACTGAAACAGAAGCAAATCATTATAAACCAAAAGGTGTTTAGTGCAATACCTTAGAAACGAAGAGGCTCTTGATGTCATATAGCAAATTCTGATGCAAGACAGAACAAATCAAAtcagt
This region of Brassica napus cultivar Da-Ae chromosome C5, Da-Ae, whole genome shotgun sequence genomic DNA includes:
- the LOC111197769 gene encoding desumoylating isopeptidase 1-like, with the protein product MSEEAHKVTLNVYDLSRGLARQLSASFLGKVIEGVWHTGIVVYGSEYFFGGGIQHLPAGTTPYGAPLRTVELGETHVPKDVFEMYLEEISPRYTAESYNLLAHNCNNFSNEVAQFLVGKGIPDYILQLPNEVMNSPMGGLIMPMIQNLETTLRAGAVPNAPQFRPQTQPLGAFSKDEGPKLPNKPEKAPKSEDVKTSAPTEKVSPVAQASSSKEKVKEDPLGDARSKIQEEITREFAALMAEGTLRASEAAAMATKRVMQKYGHLNVSA
- the LOC106411356 gene encoding thiamine-repressible mitochondrial transport protein THI74 isoform X2; this encodes MSRKAWRWVLGLIYIFAVATIWIAASFVVQSVVDAGVSPFLITFICNSLFVVYLPLFEIGRYLEDSYGSLMFWRNKRSHLLELVESDKAVLLGQGGVKSDRLESLELEVGSGGKGLDEKGRWTRLRVAKVSLVICPFWFLAQLTFNLSLKYTTVTSNTILSSSSSLFTFLVSLIFLGEKFTWLKLISVLLCMSGTIIVSLGDSESNSTATAKNPLLGDVLSLISAVFYAVYITLIRKNLPDDDEGSGRFSMAQLLGFLGLFNFFIFLPGALILNFTKRERFNALTSKQLGLVVGKGLLDNVLSDYLWAKAVLLTATTVASAGLTIQVPLAAIVDSLSGNKPSFTDFIGAVAVMVGFAGINIPLEMFYRSKETSIIELEPGTSFTDPPQVVSDSIGVDSSETLVS
- the LOC106411356 gene encoding thiamine-repressible mitochondrial transport protein THI74 isoform X1, producing MSRKAWRWVLGLIYIFAVATIWIAASFVVQSVVDAGVSPFLITFICNSLFVVYLPLFEIGRYLEDSYGSLMFWRNKRSHLLELVESDKAVLLGQGGVKSDRLESLELEVGSGGKGLDEKGRWTRLRVAKVSLVICPFWFLAQLTFNLSLKYTTVTSNTILSSSSSLFTFLVSLIFLGEKFTWLKLISVLLCMSGTIIVSLGDSESNSTATAKNPLLGDVLSLISAVFYAVYITLIRKNLPDDDEGSGRFSMAQLLGFLGLFNFFIFLPGALILNFTKRERFNALTSKQLGLVVGKAFSGLLDNVLSDYLWAKAVLLTATTVASAGLTIQVPLAAIVDSLSGNKPSFTDFIGAVAVMVGFAGINIPLEMFYRSKETSIIELEPGTSFTDPPQVVSDSIGVDSSETLVS